The genomic DNA GACAGGTACCATAAATGCTTTGAAGCAGTCTCAAAATGGCGGGGGGGATCTGAAAGTGGCGTTATATCAATAATCTTGAACATCATACATTTATCCTTTGACATATGATGCATTGTTTCAGCAGTCTGAATACAGATATCAGTGTGTCAGAATTTTTAGAGCACAgcgtaaatgtgtgtttaaaaacctTTAACATTCACAAAGATTCCATACTTTCATTGCGCTTTTAATAGAATGTTATTATACTTAAATGTCATTAGATTAAATGTCTGTTTACACAAATATCACAAAGCAAACGAAACAGAAATTGCAACAGTGAAATTTTCTTAATGTGTTATGCACAACGCCGGCAAATTCTTGATATTTTGACAAAACTAAACGTTTCCTTTGTTATTACGAATAGGCTTGATCTTAGTAGGACGATAACAAAAGTAGTGTCGGAACAAATTCCGTACAGTGTCATCTCTAAGGCCATATACGAGTGGGCTAAGACATCgaggaagaaggagaacaaTAAGGAAATTTAGATAACGAAGATCTAAAAACAGGGTGCTGTTACTTGTCATTGCCAATATTCGCTCAATAGTTCCATACAGGAAAGAGGTGAGACACAGGCCCAGCTGAATGAGATGTAGTAATACCGTCCTGTGGGCTTTCTTAGCAGATTCTTTATTAGTGGAGACAGACCTTGCTGCGACTATGATGCTGATGTatgtaaaaacaatgatgaTTGTTActgaaacaaagtaaaacacgTTAAAGGCTAGATACATATCTGCCTGCCACGGAGCTATGAAGATTCTCTCCCTGGTGCAAAACATGAGCAAGTGGAAAGATTTCGGTTCCGTCACCACCGCAAAAAGAGTGTCGATCAAGAAGTTGATAGAGCCGGTAATCCAGATCACGCCTATAGCAACGCAAGTCCGTCTCCGGGTAGCTATCTCACTGTGTCTTAATGGAAAGCATATGGCTACGTAGCGTTCTAGAGACATCACAGCCAGGTTTAAAGGAGCGTTATTTAAAGTGGACGTGGCCgcaaaaactaaaagaaagcaaacagcCTTGGCCAGCTGAAGGAAAGCCAGAGTACAGATATAAAGAATCAAAGACAGTAGTATCTGGATAGAATCATTGAGTAACATGTGAGCAAAAAGAATGTAGCGAGGAGTCTCCTTAAACACAGGTTTACTCCACAGAACGAAGAGCAGAACcccattcacatacacaaagaacagTGCCACAAACAGAGCCATGGCAAATTTTGTCAGCCTTCCTGCATCTAGCACTTGGAACATTTGTTGATGTATGAATAAAACCTCTGAAGTGGTTTTATTGTTAGTCGTCATGGCCTGagcaaagaaataaaagcaGTTTATGAAAAGAGAtttcataaaaaatatttttgcgCTGCAGAATTGTTAGTGTTTCATTTTAGCTGAATGAGGAAAATGGTGAAAATGTGCAATAACTACAGCTGGTCTATGGATGTGTCAAGTTTAAGATTTAAAATAGAGGAACAAATACTTCATGAAGTTTTTctccagtgaaagaaaaagcttCTTCCCCAAGCTGTCTTTGACCACCCCGAATGCAGTCTGAAATAATACATATCTCCATGACTTTTATAATCAATGGTGACATCACTGATGTCCAGTGGTGAATGACactctacacatacacaaacgtcACCGTACACAAACAGGcaatatgtataaaaaaaaaaaacatgcacagcacagaacatAATGATCATAGCAACAGTGAAAAGGGATCATTATTTAGACACAAAATGTTCAATTAATTGCCAGTAAAGTCAATTAGTTTCTAGTAGTGAATGACAGCACGCAGAGCGGCCAATGACATCAAAAGGCCATGGGAACACAATAACTTAACTTTTAACAATTTATCATTTAACAAATGACACATCAATTTCATCTCAGTTTATAAagacaaaagtcattttcaacCTTAAGCTGACTGTCCTCTGTGGAGCAAATATTTTTTGCTAATACGGTAAAAA from Chanos chanos chromosome 8, fChaCha1.1, whole genome shotgun sequence includes the following:
- the LOC115819588 gene encoding odorant receptor 131-2-like: MTTNNKTTSEVLFIHQQMFQVLDAGRLTKFAMALFVALFFVYVNGVLLFVLWSKPVFKETPRYILFAHMLLNDSIQILLSLILYICTLAFLQLAKAVCFLLVFAATSTLNNAPLNLAVMSLERYVAICFPLRHSEIATRRRTCVAIGVIWITGSINFLIDTLFAVVTEPKSFHLLMFCTRERIFIAPWQADMYLAFNVFYFVSVTIIIVFTYISIIVAARSVSTNKESAKKAHRTVLLHLIQLGLCLTSFLYGTIERILAMTSNSTLFLDLRYLNFLIVLLLPRCLSPLVYGLRDDTVRNLFRHYFCYRPTKIKPIRNNKGNV